Proteins from one Telopea speciosissima isolate NSW1024214 ecotype Mountain lineage chromosome 1, Tspe_v1, whole genome shotgun sequence genomic window:
- the LOC122652811 gene encoding putative disease resistance protein At1g50180, producing the protein MAASIALNVLDSLCQVIVKEADLFLVVEDQVKTLGDQLKLMGSFLRDAERAEGQEHVAMEELVIQIRDLTYKAEDIIEKYLVVARQSAFGFDRLNSKFHRLFTKNDFGRMFEPIRKQIEEIYANKSGGTEETTEVAFHESYLDGSPLPKYRKGSYVADNADVVGFHSDIEMLVPRLIEGGTRRAVVPIVGVGGLGKTTLSKKVFNLVKSKFRCHAWVSISQDCTSMNVLQKIVKSFTGIIEVKEIEKKLSDFLKYKKYLIVLDDIWRTDVLEDLAPHFPDDNNGSRIMFSQKRNWS; encoded by the coding sequence ATGGCAGCTTCGATTGCTTTGAATGTCTTAGATAGCCTGTGCCAAGTGATTGTGAAAGAAGCAGATTTGTTTCTTGTAGTGGAAGATCAGGTCAAGACCCTTGGAGACCAGCTCAAACTTATGGGTTCTTTCCTAAGAGATGCAGAGAGAGCAGAGGGTCAAGAACATGTTGCAATGGAGGAATTGGTTATCCAAATTAGGGATTTAACCTATAAAGCTGAGGACATCATTGAGAAATACTTGGTGGTTGCAAGGCAAAGTGCATTTGGCTTTGATCGTTTGAATTCCAAATTCCATAGATTATTCACTAAGAATGATTTTGGAAGAATGTTTGAACCCATCAGAAAACAAATTGAGGAAATTTATGCAAACAAGTCTGGTGGAACTGAAGAAACAACAGAAGTTGCTTTCCATGAATCTTATCTTGATGGGTCACCATTGCCCAAGTACAGGAAAGGTTCCTATGTTGCAGACAATGCTGATGTGGTAGGATTCCACAGTGACATTGAAATGCTGGTTCCACGATTGATTGAAGGAGGAACACGGCGTGCTGTCGTACCAATTGTCGGAGTTGGTGGCTTAGGTAAGACTACTTTGTCCAAGAAAGTCTTTAACCTTGTAAAGAGTAAGTTCAGATGCCATGCTTGGGTTTCTATATCTCAAGATTGCACATCCATGAATGTTTTGCAGAAGATTGTAAAATCTTTTACAGGGATCATAGAAGTgaaggaaatagaaaagaagctTTCAGACTTCCTCAAGTACAAGAAGTACTTAATAGTCTTGGATGATATATGGAGAACTGATGTCTTGGAGGATTTGGCTCCACACTTTCCTGATGATAACAATGGAAGTAGAATAATGTTCAGCCAAAAGAGAAACTGGAGTTGA